CTCGGATTCCGTCTTGGCGCTCCGCTCGGCCAGCGTCCGTGCTTGTCGTCCGGACGGAATGCCCTCGCTTTATCCGACAGCCCCGCCCAACAAGTGGCCTGCTACCAGGGCTGCCATTTCCCGCGGGTCTCGTTCCAGCCCTTACGTGCCCACGTAATGAACATCCCATAGAGTCCGTAGGCGAGAAAAGCGGCCTCGTAGCTCCCCTCGCGTCCCAGGTCGGCGTCGCTTACGATTGTTTCGAACGCGGCCAGGATGGCATCCGTACGGCCCTGCTCGATCATGAGGTCGTTTTCCGTGCGCAGTGACAGGCAGAACTCAAAGTAGCGCAGAGCCCGCTGGGGATTCGAGAACGCGAGCTCCTTCAGGCGGTGTCCCTTCTCGTATGCCCGCCATTGGCGAACGAGGTAGGCAGTCAGCAGCTCCTCCTTAGACGAGAAGTTGCGAAAGTACGTGGCCCGGCCCACGCCCGCCCGTGCGGCAAGCTCGTCGATGGTGACCTTTCTGATGTTCTTCTCGGCCATAAGCAAGAACAGGGCGGATCCCAGCATGTCCGTGGCATATGCAGACACGACAGACCTCCTGATACGAAAGCGGCCGATGCGTATCGATTGCGCTCGCGACATCGGGACGCTTGCAGGACGGACGATACGATTGTATCAGCTGAAGCGAATCTGAGGAATCTTTCGGGGGCTGTGATGAAGGAGAAGACACGGGGACGCCTGCGGCTGCTCGCAAGGGTGGCGGGAGGAATCTGCATCGCCATCGTCGTGCTCGCCCTGGTGCTCACGACCCATACGCAGATCGTTATTGGAGCGATCCAGAAACTTTCTGCCGGCACGGTCAAGACAACCAATGCCTACAAGCCCGAGGGCAAACACGTGGATGCGATGCGGGATAACGGACAGCGCATCGTGACCGAAATCGCCTATGCCGACAAGTACCCCAATAGCTTCCTGGACATAACCTACCCCGATGCCGACACCTCCGTGCGCAGGCCGACGCTGGTCTATTTTCATGGCGGAGGGTTCTTTGCGGGCAGCAAAAGTGCGGGTGACCCGCTGGCGTCGAGTGACGTCACGTCGCTGCTGGATGACATCTGTGCGGCCGGCTACAACGTCGTGAACGTGGACTACGGTCTCGTGCCCGACTGCCGCTTCCCAGTTCCTGTCATACAGGCCAATCAGGTACTGGCCTGGTGCGAGTCGCATGCGAAGGAATACGGCCTCGATATGGACGATGTCATCATCATGGGCTCGTCTGCCGGCGCCATCATAACGAGCCAGCTGGGCGCCGTCATCGCAAATCCAAAGTATGCCGACGCGCTTGGCATAAAGCCCAAGTTGGAGCCCAGCCAGGTACGTGCTCTCGTGATTGATGACGCACCTCTTGTGTACGACGAGTTCTCCCTCGCCACCAAGGTTATCGTAGGTAACTACGTGAGCGGGACGATCTTCCTCAGTAAGGATCAGGTGCATCGTTACGACGCCACCCAATGGGTCACCTCGGCCTACCCGCCCGCGGTACTTCTCGGCAGCGAATATCACAACGACATGAGGCACATGGACGCAGCGCTTTCGGGGGCGGGTGTCACGCACGAGCTCATCGATCCGCTGGCCGAGCGTGGCCTGAAGATGCCGCACTGCTTTGTGGCCTCCGAGCGCAAGAACAAGGTCGCACGTGACGCGTTCGAGAGGATGCTGGCCTTTCTCGCCGACCGGACGGACTAGCTCACTGGGAGCGTAGCAGGGCGATCGCGAGGCGGTACTTTTGCACTCGCTCTCGGTCGGCATCCGTGACCTTGGCCAGGCGGCTGAGGTCGCTGTTGTGGGTGAGGTCGGCGAGCTTCACCGTGCGGGCGAGTGCGTTGTGCTTCAGGTTTGACACATAGCCAAGATAGGGCACGCTTTTGTCGTGCGTGAGCAGTTCAAGGGCGTCGATCACGTCGTCTTCGATGCCAGCCGCGCGCAGGTCGTCGAAGGTGGTCGGCGTATCTTCCACAACGTCGTGCAGCCATGCCGTCGCTTTTGCCTTGTCACCGCTTACCTGTGCGGCCACGTGCGCGGGGTGTTCGATGTAGGGTGCGCCGGCTTTGTCGGTTTGTCCCGCGTGCGCCTTGCGTGCGATTGCCTGGGCAATCGTTTCCTGCGGTCCCATGTGCCTCATCCCTTCCTGCGGCTCTAGTGCGATTCTATCGAAGGCGGAATGAGATGCGAAGCTAAGGAATGGGAGAGGAACGTGTTTTCCCGCGATGCGAGGAGCCATGCTCGAACGCCTTGATGCCGCTGCCCTTGTCGACCCTGCGATAAGGCGCGGGGCCTCATGGCGAAGCGGCAGACGGCGGCAATGCTGGCGCGGCTTATCCGCAACGCGGATGCTCCTCTCCGCAGCCGCGAGATCCATGCGGCACTCTGCGCCATCGCGGACCTTCTGCCTGATATCGGCGAAGGGGGGACTGCCTGGAGTAACAGGCTTGACCCTCACGTAACGTCATGGTTTAGAGTGTGGCCAAGACGAGCGAGAGGAGGGTCCGTGAGAACCGTGCATGAAGTCAGCGAGCTTGCGCACGTGAGCGTGCGAACGCTGCATCACTACGACAAGATAGGCCTGCTTCGACCAAGCGCCCGCAGCGAGGCGGGCTACAGGCTCTACAGTGACAAAGACCTGGCGCGACTGCAGCAGATCATGCTCTTTCGGGAGCTGGAGTTCTCGCTCGCCGACATAGGGGCAATTCTCGACAGCCCGGAATTCGATCGAGACAGAGCGCTCGACCAGCAGATCGAGCTTTTGGAGCTTCGTCGGGAGCACATCGGAAACCTGATAGACATGGCAAAGGCCATGAGGGACGGAGAGGGAAGCATCTTGGAATTCGAGCCGTTCGACACGAGCAAGCTGGACGAATACGCCGAGCAGGCGAAGGCTTCGTGGGGAAAGACCCCGCAATGGAAGGAATACGAGGAGAAGTGGGCCGGAAGGCCGAAGGAGGAGCAGGTCGCGATGGGCAAGAGCCTGATGGAGCTCTTCGTGCCGTTTGGGCGGATGTCTGCCGAAGGGGCCGACCCCTCGTGCGAGGAGGCGCTGGCTCAGGTCGCAAGGATCCAGGCATTCATCACCGAGAACTACTACGACTGCACCAACGAGATTCTGGCGGGGCTTGGCCAGGCATACGGCAGTGGTGGCGACTTCACGCGCAACATCAACGCGGCGGCCGGTCCCGGTGCCGCCGAGTTTGCCGCCGCCGCGGTGCGCGCGTACTGCGAACGAGCGTAGGTTGCGAGAGGCCCGCCCGGCAGGGCCTAGCTGGCTGCCAGCAGGCGGATGTCCTTCTCGACGTCCGCCATGGTGGTGCGCCGCAGCTGGTCCTCCAGCGCCCGCTGGGCAGCCTCCAGGCGATCGTCCAGCGCGGCGTGGATGTTGCCGCCCACGGGGCACTGCGGGCAGGGGCTCTCGTGAAAGTGGAAGAGCGAGTCCGCGTCGCTCTGGTCAACGGCGCGCCACAGGTCGAGGAGGGTGATCTTCTGGAGCGGGCGTGCCAGTGTGATGCCGGACTTTCCCTTGCTGGAGTTGATGATGTTCGCCTGCTTGAGCATGCCCATGATCGTGCGGACCATGACGGGGCTCGTGCCGATGCTTTCTGCGAGGAAGGCGCTGGTGACGGGCCTTGTGCCACCGAAGTAGTCTATGGCGCACACCATGTGCGCCGCCATCGTGAGCCTGCTGGTTATCTGCATTCGTTCACCTATTCCGTAACTACTACCTTGCCAAGGGTCTTCTTCCTGCCCCTTGTGTGAGGGTACTACTCCGTGGCGAGTGCTGACATTGCACGCGCCGCGCCGCTGTGACCGCAGGCGCATAGCTGGTCTTCCGGCAGGTCGCAGGCATGGCGCTGGCGCGAGACCAGCTGCTCGACGAATGCCGTCGCGGGGCGTGCCAGAATCTCCTCGGGCGCACCGTATTGCTGTACCTTGCCCTCATCGAGCACGAGCACGTGCGTCCCCAGGCGCAGCGCCTCGCCTATGTCGTGGGTCACGAACATTACGGTGATGCCGGTCTCGCGGTGGATGCGGCTTATTTCGACCTGCAGCTGACCGCGGGTAATCTCGTCCACGGCACCGAACGGCTCGTCCATCAGAAGGATGTCGGGCGACGCGGCCAGGGCCCGTGCGATGCCCACGCGCTGCTGCTGACCGCCCGAGAGCTCGGACGGGTAGCGCTCCAGGAGGTCTTTGGAGAGCCCCACGATGTCCATCCACGTGCGCACTGCCTTGCGCGTGCGCTCGTGGTCGTGCTTGTTGAGCAGATTGGGCACGTATGAGATGTTGTCCTCCACCGTCATGTTGGGGAAGAGGACGCTCCCCTGGATGGCGTAGCCGATGTTGCGGCGCAGCTGGATGGGGTCGGTGTCGCGCACATTGTGGCCGTCCACGAGCACGGTGCCCGAGGTGGGCTCTATCAGGCGGTTCACCATCTTGAGCGCGGTGGTCTTGCCGCTTCCGGAGGAGCCGATCATGGTGACGAACTCGCCCTTCGGAACCTTGAGGTCGAGGTGCTCCAGCACGCTCTTCTCGCCATAGGACTTGCTGACGTCGCGGTACTCGATGGCGACGCTGGTGGTGTTGGTCGCGTTGCTCATTAGATCAGCCCCTTCGAGCTCAGGAACTCCCTGGCCACGGCCTTGGGGTCCTTCTTTTCCTCTTCCACCTCGTAGTTCATGCGGGCCATGTCCTCCTCGGATATGGTGCCCTGGAGCTTCT
This sequence is a window from Parafannyhessea umbonata. Protein-coding genes within it:
- a CDS encoding TetR/AcrR family transcriptional regulator, producing the protein MSAYATDMLGSALFLLMAEKNIRKVTIDELAARAGVGRATYFRNFSSKEELLTAYLVRQWRAYEKGHRLKELAFSNPQRALRYFEFCLSLRTENDLMIEQGRTDAILAAFETIVSDADLGREGSYEAAFLAYGLYGMFITWARKGWNETRGKWQPW
- a CDS encoding alpha/beta hydrolase, translating into MKEKTRGRLRLLARVAGGICIAIVVLALVLTTHTQIVIGAIQKLSAGTVKTTNAYKPEGKHVDAMRDNGQRIVTEIAYADKYPNSFLDITYPDADTSVRRPTLVYFHGGGFFAGSKSAGDPLASSDVTSLLDDICAAGYNVVNVDYGLVPDCRFPVPVIQANQVLAWCESHAKEYGLDMDDVIIMGSSAGAIITSQLGAVIANPKYADALGIKPKLEPSQVRALVIDDAPLVYDEFSLATKVIVGNYVSGTIFLSKDQVHRYDATQWVTSAYPPAVLLGSEYHNDMRHMDAALSGAGVTHELIDPLAERGLKMPHCFVASERKNKVARDAFERMLAFLADRTD
- a CDS encoding HD domain-containing protein; its protein translation is MGPQETIAQAIARKAHAGQTDKAGAPYIEHPAHVAAQVSGDKAKATAWLHDVVEDTPTTFDDLRAAGIEDDVIDALELLTHDKSVPYLGYVSNLKHNALARTVKLADLTHNSDLSRLAKVTDADRERVQKYRLAIALLRSQ
- a CDS encoding MerR family transcriptional regulator codes for the protein MRTVHEVSELAHVSVRTLHHYDKIGLLRPSARSEAGYRLYSDKDLARLQQIMLFRELEFSLADIGAILDSPEFDRDRALDQQIELLELRREHIGNLIDMAKAMRDGEGSILEFEPFDTSKLDEYAEQAKASWGKTPQWKEYEEKWAGRPKEEQVAMGKSLMELFVPFGRMSAEGADPSCEEALAQVARIQAFITENYYDCTNEILAGLGQAYGSGGDFTRNINAAAGPGAAEFAAAAVRAYCERA
- a CDS encoding Rrf2 family transcriptional regulator; the protein is MQITSRLTMAAHMVCAIDYFGGTRPVTSAFLAESIGTSPVMVRTIMGMLKQANIINSSKGKSGITLARPLQKITLLDLWRAVDQSDADSLFHFHESPCPQCPVGGNIHAALDDRLEAAQRALEDQLRRTTMADVEKDIRLLAAS
- a CDS encoding ABC transporter ATP-binding protein yields the protein MSNATNTTSVAIEYRDVSKSYGEKSVLEHLDLKVPKGEFVTMIGSSGSGKTTALKMVNRLIEPTSGTVLVDGHNVRDTDPIQLRRNIGYAIQGSVLFPNMTVEDNISYVPNLLNKHDHERTRKAVRTWMDIVGLSKDLLERYPSELSGGQQQRVGIARALAASPDILLMDEPFGAVDEITRGQLQVEISRIHRETGITVMFVTHDIGEALRLGTHVLVLDEGKVQQYGAPEEILARPATAFVEQLVSRQRHACDLPEDQLCACGHSGAARAMSALATE